The genome window ATTTGACGGTCCTTTGACAGGCCCCGAGAAGGAACCTGTATTTTACAACATTTCACATAACTTCTCATTATGGGACTCTATAATTTCTAGTGGAAGAAAAATGCAGGAAAACAACGAGTCCAGATCGAAATTGGTGAGAAGTGAGAGTACATCTTCGAAGACTGAGCAAGATTTTCCCCCTTACTTGGACTCACTCTACAAACCAGACCCAAGGCCACCAAGTCACTCACGAGATGGAaccaaaagagagaaagaggaaaAGTCTTTGAACGACTGTTGCTCAATTGATTTTTGTCGATAATGGTAGATGTGGATTTATTCTCTTCTAAGTCCATCGGATTTAGAAGAGAATATGCACTCAGCCTTACatgaaaacatattattacGAGGCACTGATGACCACTTAGTCCAATGGTGCATATAAGGAAGCCGTATTAGGGTCGACGCAGCAAGAAAATACACGCataaagtttaaaaatgaacattaaTCATTCTAAACAAATGAAGCACCATATTATGATTTTTTGGCAAAAGACAATGGATGAGGTGGCGATAAACCACTCAAATATGTCTGTCATGTACGTTCATTCATATAAGTGCCCCTCCCCCCACTGTGTGCTGGCCAGCGGGGTGATTTAAAGAAATCGAAATAGGCACATAATGagtataattataataatgcattcaattaACTGCTTTCTACAAAGATTCAGAGAGTTCGATGTGCGCTGTTCAACAtgtttatgaatgaaatacgCCTGATCCGGCCCACATGTCCGTGGAGCTCTTGTATCTTTCTGCGGCCTGTGTAACGACAGCGGAATGACAGCGACAGGAAAGGCGCAGGGACTGCACATGGGAGCCACTGCAACTCCCGGGGCATCATGTGTTAGAAGCGTACTATTTATAAGCGAGCAGAATCCAAAGACAACAGATTGCTCTCTCAGAGGGGACTGTCGCGCTCTCTGGGACTTCTCCAGATCTTAAGAGTGTCAGCTGGTTGCTGAGATGTACGTTGCAATCGAATAGGACTCGATACAAGGACCATACCAACAATTTGGCttcataaaaaaacatccatgctATTGTTCTAGTATGTTCTAAATACTTCTCTGACATTGTTAAAGCAAAACTGGGCATTGCTGTGGAGCCAGGATTTCTTATCTGGGTAAATATATCTTACTGGTGATTGTGGTAAAAtcactggaagaaaaaaaaaaaaaaaaaaaaatagaaagttGTGTGTGAGCTCTTGGTGTTTTTAATTATTCCCTCCTCCAGACAGTCGAGGTTATCTCCTCAAACTGAGTGAGCTGCAGAAGGAGCCTTGTGGTTCTCCAATGCATCCCGAGGATTCAGCTGCATATCTTATCTTAGAATATAACTGTTCTAGGAAAATACACACTCCATGAAACCTGAAACTCGGCTGgttgtcttttgttattttggggGTGAAACAGTTACAACATTTCTGTAGCTGTACACGACATAGGGTGTTAAATGTTGCACAATGGGGCTGGGGGATTCACTTTATTAATTTACTGGTAATTTACTGgtcggcacggcggccgactggttagagcgtctgcatgttctccccgtgcctgcgtcggttttccTCCgcgtccccaaaaaaaaaaccatgcttggtaggttaattgaagcctctaaattgcccgtaggtgtgaatgtgagtgcgactggttgtttgtttgtatgctgggataggctccagcacgcctgcgaccctggtgaggagaagcggctctgaaaatggatggatggatgcattggGGTACATGGATTTGAAGCCTCTTTAAAAGACTGCTctctttaatttcattttacagtaaaGCTGCGTACAGTACATCAATCCATGTTCGATAGCATTCGTCCTCATTTGGGCAGctggtgagctgcagcctacaCCAGCTgacgtcgggcgagaggcgggtacacccaccggactggttgccagtcaattgcagggcacctaTTGACCAACAAACGGTCACAATCACACTTTTGAATGATGCAGAGTCTTCCATTAAACTAACGCGCGTTGTTGGAATGTCGGAGGCAGcccatgcaaacgccacacatgacggattcaaacccagaacctcagaacttcGATATGGACATGCCAACCACTTtccgtatttaaaacaataccttaaattaaaaatgacgtATGCCACTACAGGACAATGAATgctccctgttttttttttttcaaatcaggtCAAACTGGGGGATTAATGTGGTTCAAGTAAACATGAGCAGATGCTTCCTGCCCTCATTCAAATTATTCGCAATCCACATTCAAATGACTAACAGCTACACAACAACCTTATTGAGTGGTTGTAAGGTATATGGCACTCTTTCATGCATCAAGTTTTCAAATGCATGTCGGCATCCCACATCAGCAAAAGTGCACTTGTATTTGTTGGTAGCAACCCCAGGGCCTAATTATTCATGTCCATGTGTGGAGAAGCAGGTTAAGCACGAAGAAGCATTGTCAACATACCTTGTGCGGGGCTCTCAGCAGCTTGTGCACGCCAGCTATCTGATCGATGAGAGGGATATCGTCCCTGAATGTGTACACTGGAGGTCTGCTGGGCTCCGGGAAGTTGGTGCTGTTGAACGGATCCGTATCATCTAGGAACTGCACCCTGCACACAAACGTGGCCATGGTGTGTCCTCCATGCAAGGCCGGCTGATTGTGGGTatgggtgtggggtggggggcggggtggCGGTGGGTGGAGGCCTTGGGTGGCCGACTCTTCCTATCCTACCCGGAGCGTCTCCATGCGGGACAGCCACCAGCGCCCGCAGCGTACACCGCGATGCAACACCAGATGCAGGACAGTGGTCACAGCGAGCCGGTCCAACAAAGTCAAGATCCGggactgccccccccccccccccctctctctctctctctctctctctctctctctctttctgcgTTTCCTATGCGGCATCCAGGAGCATTGCGGTGCTGAAGCACTGAGCCGATGAGGACCGCACTTCTCCTCTTTGCTCTGTTAGAAGAACGACGCGCAAAGCAGAGGAGCGCGCCTCGTGTCAGGAGCGCGGTGGCGCTCTCTACTGGTCACGATGAAAACTACATTTGGATGAACATGAGGTCAATCACCAACTGCTTAAAAATTGGAGATTTAACCTTAGAAATTAAGTATTACGATAACAAGGGTTAAAAATTAGGTTATTAAGACTGCACTGCACTtggaggtgtttctaatattgtaTACGTCTCTGACAGCCTATCAAGAATGCTTTTCTGAggtagattagattagattagatagatagatggctgGATAGACAGCATAATGCTCTACTCTGCTTTTATATCGTAAATACATTAACCATTAACATGTTATATATAAAAGCTCTGTTTTTCCTCGTAACTTTTACAGTCACCAGGTAATACTGATTTGTACGCGgtacataaaaacaatgttgtgtTGTGCTGAGAAGGTGATTACCAAAGGCTTGAAGGCCACCCTGCACTGTAAATACTATTCAAATGGGATGTTTCCCCATAAATGTTTACAACAGCAATGACCTATCGCTGTCAGATAAGACGCTACTTAAGGTTCATGTGTGCGCTTCAAAAGTTGTCACACCTCCAGCTTCATGCTCTCTGTCAATATATAACAGAGCTCGGCTATATAGTCCATCAATTCCATCCCGGTGCGATCGGAGGATCATGAAGCTCACAGTCCCCAACCCGGGCCTGGATGACAGGATCGTGTCCCACCAGCAGCTGGACAAGCTGGAGCAGGACGAGGCGGGAGACAGGCCCAAATGGGAGAACAAGGCGCAGTACATGCTGACCTGCGTGGGCTTCTGTGTGGGACTGGGAAACGTCTGGCGCTTCCCCTATTTGTGTCAGAGTCATGGAGGAGGTGGGTGAGGACCATACACAGTGTACTCTTTGTAATGTTGCTTGGCCTGGCTAAAGTTGAACTAAAAGTCTACACtgttaaaatgccatttttagGGGTGGGGGGCCCAAGACGAATCCTAATGAGGCCAAGCCGAATCCTGACTTTCATCCTTTGCCTCGATTTGGCAAAAAGCTGATAGAAGAGGAGGCAATataatcttttttcccccctgttcaATTGAATTATAACAGAACATGATCTACATTTTTGGGTGgacatgtttttgaaatatacTCTCACGTTCTTTTTTACATGCAAAAAGATATTCGAATTTTTAAAAGAGGTGTTTTGACTTTCTGTACCGACAGTATATACCAGATGTGTCGAGGGTATGGCAGTACCACACGTTGTGGTGTGCACGTGCATTTCAATCAATTGGGAAATTGGAGAAaagatcatttatttcagttgttcaatTAAAACGTGAAACTCACATCATATATAGATTTACTAAAAACATAAGAAAATGCTTTTCATAATTTCATATCTTAAAAGTAATGTTGAATGTTTCTTGTGTAACGTTCCAATTTCTtgagatggcaatttttttgttcattatgTACGTGTGTATTTATATTAGCTACAGtataatcatccaaattattgttttttaattctgaAAGATTTTACTTTGCGGAGTGAAGTTATAtatgagttttactttttgaattgaactaccgaaACAAAGTAATTATtccacaatattcaaattttatataaatattcaaattcaCACACCTATGTTAGGCATTTGTTATGTCGCGTCTTTTGTCTCCAGCATATAGAGGAGCACAACGCTGTAGTTCCTGCATTTTACAtagttatattgcattttatttcctGGTGATTGTGGCCTTTAAACCAAATTGCCCCGGGAGGACGATAAAGACGAACCAGTCACATTATTCAAACTGCCACCTGAGAGAAAAATGACAACTCAAGTGTAGTTAAAGAGAAGCATTGGTGTGTTGTTGAAGTCGGTATCTTGCAGAAATTATTTTTCCAAGAGATGATAACGCTGCGCATCCAGCAATAATTAGATCctcattgtatatatatatatatatatatatatatatatatacacatatatatatatatatactgtacaaggcCTTCCATGCTCAcctatcaagtgtgaaattaaaaaacagttaattgttgttgttttcaatctGCCTGTTTCAGAAAATGTGCGTGTGAGCGAGCCATTCTGAATGTTGGGGAAATTGCGTCATTACAATTTGCCCATGGCCAGGTGGTGGTTGGCGACGTGTCCATGCCCCACATGCACAGATCAGCACACTGATTGAcaagtgtatgaagtgctgcctccatgagtgaaaatgcttttgttgTCCTTGCCGCCacttaattccccccccccactcacaCTCTGTGCTCTACTTCTACAAGTAGAAGCCACTTGCCAAGTTGCAACAACCTAGCTTTCACCccggtcgccatggtaacaaaatcCGTATTCACTATTGGCCCAGGGGGTACACAGTACCTTGTGAACTAGTTGACAAAAGTCAGTGTTGTCATTCACTTCTGTACTATTGTATATAttgtgtcaatattttttttcttttttaaatgaaataagactgatgtttttttcttcttctccgaGGCTGTATACGTGACTTCAACTCTGCCATATGTGGTGCTGACCATCTTTCTGATCAGAGGACTGACGCTGAAGGGATCTTTGAGTGGACTCAAGTTTCTTTTCACACCtgatgtaagtttttttttttttttttttttttaaatgtgtaaaaacacaACGAAACCATAAGCAATCCTGGTTTATAAATGAGAAAACCCAACACATGTAAAAAGATGATTTATACGGTGGTTTACAGCTGTGCAAAACGGTACTGTAACATATTGCGAGATGTTTCGAGTATTGTACTCTCATGTACTGTTATACAGTAATCAAAATATTATAGTAGTTtgaatgcagattttttttttttctccaggttACCTAATGTGGCCAGTTTGGGCTTTCGAGAACAGTTTCCTGATGAATTGCTTCCATTCCGCAGCTCGCAGAGCTGGCTAAGCCTTCAACGTGGATGAACGCAGGCGCTCAGGTCTTCTACTCCTTCTCGCTGGCTTTTGGAGGCCTCATCTCCTTCTCCAGCTACAACTCAGTACAGTAAGTCTCACATTTAACGTCTTTTAAAACGACAAGCAGAGCTCATCTTGTACGTGTGCATGCTTTCAGTAACAACTGTGAACAGGACGCGGTGATCATCTCGATCATTAACGGCATCACATCCGTGTTCGCCGCTACGGTCATCTACACCGTCATCGGCTTCAGGGCAACTGAGCGATTTGACGCCTGCATTGACGGGTGCTTGTGATTGAACATATTCTGACATCTAGTTATACGTACATCCTTTCTACAGGTTGCGAAACATCTCGTTTAACATTTCAGGAACATCCTGACTCTCCTAAATACATTTGAGCTTCCTGAGGGACACATCATTGACAGCAACTACACTGAGGCTTTACGGCATCTCAATGCAACACATCCGGATGTGATTCAAGGGCTGAATCTTGCCCGTTGTAATCTGAATACGTTTCTCAGTGAGGTAACAATTGAAATGTTCTCTATGAGACTGGCAGCAGAAAGTCTCAAGTCGAGCATGCCCGAGGTAGTATTGCGACGGCAATGTTTACgtaaaagtgtttttgtgtgcacggTACCTTAGAAGTTCCACTGTGTTGAAAGATTACGGCTTGATTGAGGTACTGGCTGTTAAATGGTGTCCATCTTTCTTTTCAGGGAATTGAAGGAACCGGTTTGGCGTTCATCGTGTTCACAGAGTCCGTCATTAAGATGCCCTTCTCGCCGCTGTGGTCGGTCCTCTTCTTCGTCATGCTCTTCAGCCTCGGCCTGTCGTCCATGTTTGGGAACATTGAAGGAGTTGTTGTACCGCTGCAAGACCTCAACGTTTTTCCCAAGAGGTGGCCCAAAGAAGCCGTCACCGGTAGTTCACATGCTCGTTCCGATGATGTGATGgagttttgtttattattttataaatacaatGTTGTAAACACTCCGATTTCCCTTCTTCAGGTGTGACGTGTGTGCTCTGCTGTCTGGTGGGCCTGATCTTTGTCCAAGGCTCAGGGAACTATTGGCTTTCTTTATTCGACACCTATGGAGGATCAATCCCACTGCTGGTCATCGGATTCTGTGAGATGATCTCGGTGGTTTACATATACGGAATAGAAAGGTAATTCAAATACTctcatttttaaaagtatttccacgttttaaaataatattgtgtTGATGCATGTTTAAGCTTGACAGGATGTCAAgcttaaacaaaaatgtcagatttCTACAAATGATCATGTTGTATAAAATCATACGACATTATTGTCAAAGTTTGCTCATTGACAATACAACGACGACACTACATTGAGAAATCATTCAAAAGATTGAGCTAGGCATTGTTCtgtttttcactgatcacatgGCAACATGCGACATATTgtcatgaaaaaataataatttaaaagctAGGCCTGGGCATCAggtaatattatttaaaaaaaaattaaaagaaaaatcttttgTCATGTAACCCCCCAAAATTGTGTTGGTTTTTTTCTATTGATTAtgtgcattacttttttttacaaacagatCCTACACAATTCTTAGTGTAGGACTAAGAATGTTAtaccatttatatatttaaaaaaaaaacagcattttaaaatgcAGGACGAGGCATTGATAAATAATGGCttcataaaatactgtacagcttTAACTTTCAATCAGTTTTCTACAAGTAAATAtcttattttgtacaaaatccaaaACAATTCTTGTGCTCTATGACATGACATTAGCATACAGCAAATGCTattttgtatgtactgtatatttatatgatttgtctttttttttttttttaactaatggAATGTATTACTGTTTGTACAAAGTCTCTTTTGTGCTGGTTCCACTAAATGGTGATTATGCTTTGATTATGTTCTAAACTCTTTGTGAATATCAATTGGCAGGGATGAATTActtatgatttttattattttttttaaatatatgtggACTCACACGTCATAGTTATTTAATCTGTTTAATGTATAATCTGGGCTGCTTGGGAGCCTTGTTattaagttgtttttatttttttttttttttacttttagaaGATGATTTAATCATCAGCAACAACATTGATAACTATGACGATAAGACTCTGAGAGCATCGTGCGTGTTTGTCTGCTCAGGTTCAATGAAGACATCGAGTTCATGATTGGACACAAACCCAACATCTTCTGGCAGGCGACGTGGCGATTCATCAGTCCGCTCATCATGATCTTCATCTTAATCTTTTACTTCGTCACCAAAGTTTCAGAAAGGATCTTTTATAAAGCCTGGGATCCTGAATATGTACGTTCATCGACATCCGTGTGGAGGATTTACAATTATGGATCGTTTAGGCTGTCTATAACTTATCTATAATATGCACTGTTTTCAGGAGAAATTCCCAATTCTGGAGGAGAGGTTGTATCCACCGTGGATCTATGTGATCATCTTCATCGTGGCGGGCATCCCCAGTATTGCTATACCTTTCATTGcactgtttaaatgtttaaggGCAAAGAAGATGGAGAAGTCAAAGCTGcgcattcaaatgaatggcaaaCCCAACTGATCACATGCTTCATAGTCTTCATTTAAATCTATTTTCACACACTATATACACGTATTGCTTCCAATGCTATGAATACATCTTTCAATGTGTATATTGTACAACTAAAGTACAGTAGGGCTTTATGGTGTTGTAGCTCTGTGTCCAGCAGGGGTCAGTATTGAGATTTGTTAAGCGTATTTTTGAGGCGTGTCAATCATTGGTGtttattttctggattttttccccaGTAATTATTTGAATCTTTAATTTTGCAGTGTGTTTTATTCGTGTACtttgtattaaaaatgtttatgtttttaatgtgtactgtattaaaaaaaaattataaaattttgtGCACGTGTTGTTGTGGTTATATGATCACATTAAATGACTGTatgctcttttgggggggatttcaaccataataataatttgtcatAATTTAGTGACTGTCAAAGAAAGGGATAAAATGACCCTTAAAGTACATATGCAATGTTACACTGTACAAGTAATTTGCATACGTCATGAAAAAACAGTGCGAAGTATAGTTAAATGTCATgcgattttattcattattgtcATATATAAAGTCTTGAGACAGGTTTTACTGGGTTGGGATCATCGAAGGCCGAGCCCCCCTGCAGGGAATGGACACGTAACGCTATTGTATTTCCCCTTGAAATTATCCATTTAACTGAATAATAAATTAACACAAAGCCAAAGCTCCTCATTAATTAATGAAGACATAAATATATCATATCTCtgttgtacaaaaacaaaaacagaggaCGAGTCTAATGAAGCTTCACTGTCTGGTCCAGCTCAATGTCGGCGTCAGCGcgatggggaggggggggggggggggggggggggggggcgtttgggacacacacacacacacacgcacacacacacatctcttGCACCTAAATATGCAAATGAGTCCGTAATTCACATACACACTGCAGTGTGTGCTCTCTCTCATTCGCTCTCtttcacacacattcaacattaagCATTCTAAACAGGCATGCCACGGCGGGTATTGCAGGGAAAATCTGCTTTAGAAGAGTTGTACGTGGCGAGCGTGAGATGCCAGGGAGTAGACACACATCCTAGTGTCCAAGTTTTGATAAGTCCTGTTGCGTTCTGTCAGGTTAGGTTGCGCTCACTTCGTTTTACTACGGCCGACTAGGTTTCTCATCCAGGCAATTGAGTGTCCACGGCCTGTCACCATCATGAAATCTTTATTAACTCAACACGACTtgtttaaagtaacatttaacaATAACTGTGATTGCgagtgagaaaaaaatgtcaaggtttgaaaacagaataaaacttgaaaaattGGGGGGATGAAAAAGGCTTTGCTGTTTTTAGTTTGCCTCTTGTACTACCAGTTGACTGAATTGGTGGGTTCCGCGTACGTATTGAACAAGCAGATGATGATGTCGGTACGCTGGTAAAAACGCAAAAACATGTCAGTCAATTGACATTGCCAAATCCAACTCTTTATAGCGGGAAACATCAATAGAATTTTGGTGAATTATGTCACATGTGCCTGTCAGCAGGTGTGACAATATAGTACCGTATATAGACAGGTATATGCTGCCTGTGTGTGCATCCACATGTACGTGTGCACGGTGAACATGCACGTGTGTCCTTTTTGAGTCGGAGCAGTCACAcagttgtgctttttttgtggaGCGGGTGGAGGGTGACATTGTCCTCCCCCGCTGTCACGTGCTGTGGAATATGCTGGCTGCCTTTGTTGTCCCGCTGCCTGTTCTGCTTTTCTGGCACTTTCATACAATGGTGCACTTGAGCACCGGGACGCTATTAAGCCTTTCAGACTACTACAGCTTGAATTCCAGCTCTCAGGAAAGACGAGCATCCCAATGTAGGCTACATGGCACAACATACATCATCAAGAAACAGCAGCAAGGATCGAGTGTAACACCGGAAACAAGGTGACTCACTTACCTGACTTTATAAGAGCTTAAGGCTGCATTTGTTTGACCGAGTCCCATTGGAAAATAACTCGTTTGTTTCCTGCTACACAATGTGACGTACAGGAGCTATTAGTGATGATGTTTTGTTGACAATGTGAAACACAAGATAGAGGTAGGATATGTAGAATATGACTGTCAACCAGATGTTACAAAAAATGTCCTCATTTAATGACTTACTACTTCTTTGGGGCTGATGAGAAATGACGAGTTGAACGTCTTCCACAGGCA of Phycodurus eques isolate BA_2022a chromosome 4, UOR_Pequ_1.1, whole genome shotgun sequence contains these proteins:
- the LOC133401956 gene encoding sodium-dependent neutral amino acid transporter B(0)AT1-like, which translates into the protein MKLTVPNPGLDDRIVSHQQLDKLEQDEAGDRPKWENKAQYMLTCVGFCVGLGNVWRFPYLCQSHGGGGGGGPKTNPNEAKPNPDFHPLPRFGKKLIEEEAVYVTSTLPYVVLTIFLIRGLTLKGSLSGLKFLFTPDLAELAKPSTWMNAGAQVFYSFSLAFGGLISFSSYNSVHNNCEQDAVIISIINGITSVFAATVIYTVIGFRATERFDACIDGNILTLLNTFELPEGHIIDSNYTEALRHLNATHPDVIQGLNLARCNLNTFLSEGIEGTGLAFIVFTESVIKMPFSPLWSVLFFVMLFSLGLSSMFGNIEGVVVPLQDLNVFPKRWPKEAVTGVTCVLCCLVGLIFVQGSGNYWLSLFDTYGGSIPLLVIGFCEMISVVYIYGIERFNEDIEFMIGHKPNIFWQATWRFISPLIMIFILIFYFVTKVSERIFYKAWDPEYEKFPILEERLYPPWIYVIIFIVAGIPSIAIPFIALFKCLRAKKMEKSKLRIQMNGKPN